The proteins below are encoded in one region of Nitrosomonas ureae:
- a CDS encoding copper resistance CopC family protein produces MQNKRLSKYGIREVTAFVALLMLLPLLFQVNPAIAHATLVKSEPPRRAILSTPPKQIQLWFNEKIEGSYASVTVEDSNKKLVTESMPEILIDDSKSIILNLPQIPPGLYTVHYRVMSVDGHVIESKYDFSVKNNLMQ; encoded by the coding sequence GTGCAAAATAAGCGATTATCAAAATATGGTATTAGAGAAGTGACAGCTTTTGTTGCCTTATTAATGCTACTTCCTTTATTATTTCAAGTTAATCCTGCGATAGCACATGCTACCTTAGTTAAATCTGAGCCACCACGCAGGGCTATACTTTCTACCCCCCCTAAACAAATACAGCTCTGGTTTAATGAGAAGATCGAGGGATCTTATGCATCAGTAACAGTAGAAGACTCAAATAAAAAACTAGTTACCGAAAGTATGCCAGAGATACTTATAGATGATTCAAAATCTATCATATTAAATTTGCCTCAGATTCCACCGGGGCTTTATACCGTTCATTATCGTGTAATGTCAGTAGATGGTCATGTCATTGAGTCAAAATATGATTTTAGTGTTAAAAATAACTTGATGCAATAA
- a CDS encoding CopD family protein: MVDAIATLARWVQLVSNLILLGSCLFLIITSTVKRTHSEAWIGRLERLFPWLAVSIPIGLLVILATTIVQITGSANSLGEYEVWLGLLTDTRVGQIWILRFSAAILLLLAILYLCKVSRARWWYACCAVIAALPLVASSLASHAAAEELSVTAVMPYVLHLILAGVWFGALPAFILLIFDKRNKTNKFEVLKRFSSIAFPVMLLIIFTGLVVADQIFDGYYAALVATPYGWFLSAKIFLLVIILLIAMGVRSYWLPLLDCKQDSDVSNGNRGIKRWVPIEFILALLLLLLATIITNTTPAKHALIENWPFSFRFSVIATWNQPNVAIQVWSGLGVLVFAAVILQLGWLRNWGIKRLIFIPTILFISGGAIALQALTIQAYPETYRRPPVLFDVISVAHGSTLFAKHCVECHGLQGMGNGIKSRTLSTKLPDLLIEPHTVEHTPGDFYNWITNGMVNTDMPGYIDKLSDEDRWDLVNYIHALSRGYQARILTPEIIPNKAYVKPPVFSYQGHDGSSGALQEFRENKVVLMVVFSWPQSMSRLEQLKQAYGRLKEQNVMLLAVPNKDLAVEDMKQLVAKELPFPIVTQGAAEIATSFALSRRTLSHPDIIGQGTTPDHMEFLIDRKGYLRARWIPSVDHWGWSDIDQLNLQISALNREKMNISFPEDFVR; encoded by the coding sequence ATGGTAGATGCAATTGCAACATTAGCACGTTGGGTTCAGCTTGTATCAAATCTGATTTTACTTGGCAGTTGTTTATTTTTAATAATTACGAGCACTGTAAAGCGAACCCATTCAGAAGCATGGATAGGGCGTCTAGAACGCCTGTTTCCATGGTTAGCTGTGAGTATTCCGATAGGCTTGCTTGTAATACTAGCTACGACCATAGTGCAGATAACGGGAAGTGCTAACAGCTTGGGAGAGTATGAGGTTTGGCTGGGGTTGTTAACGGATACACGTGTAGGACAGATTTGGATTTTACGTTTCTCAGCGGCAATACTACTGTTGCTAGCAATTTTATACCTTTGCAAGGTATCTAGAGCGCGGTGGTGGTACGCTTGTTGTGCTGTAATTGCAGCTTTACCGCTTGTTGCAAGTTCGTTAGCTAGTCATGCCGCAGCGGAAGAACTTTCAGTAACCGCTGTAATGCCATATGTGCTTCACCTCATTCTTGCTGGTGTATGGTTTGGAGCTTTGCCGGCTTTTATATTGCTAATCTTTGATAAACGAAATAAGACAAATAAATTTGAAGTATTAAAACGATTCTCATCAATTGCATTCCCGGTGATGCTATTAATTATATTTACTGGATTAGTAGTCGCTGATCAAATATTTGATGGCTATTATGCTGCATTAGTTGCTACTCCCTATGGTTGGTTTTTAAGTGCCAAAATATTTTTATTAGTTATTATTCTCTTAATTGCCATGGGAGTACGTTCTTACTGGTTGCCTTTATTAGATTGTAAGCAAGATTCTGATGTTAGTAACGGTAATCGTGGAATCAAAAGATGGGTTCCTATTGAATTTATTTTGGCGTTGTTGCTACTTCTATTAGCCACGATCATTACCAATACAACGCCTGCAAAGCATGCACTTATTGAAAATTGGCCATTTTCATTTCGCTTCTCGGTTATTGCCACTTGGAATCAACCTAATGTTGCTATTCAAGTCTGGAGTGGTTTGGGAGTTCTGGTGTTTGCTGCAGTGATCTTACAACTAGGTTGGCTAAGAAACTGGGGGATAAAGCGTCTAATTTTTATTCCAACTATATTGTTTATATCAGGGGGAGCGATTGCATTGCAAGCTCTGACAATCCAAGCTTATCCTGAAACTTATCGGAGACCACCTGTACTTTTTGATGTGATTTCTGTGGCGCATGGTTCTACATTATTTGCAAAGCATTGTGTTGAGTGTCATGGGCTTCAGGGGATGGGAAATGGTATTAAGTCACGGACTTTATCCACAAAATTGCCGGATTTACTGATTGAGCCGCATACTGTAGAACATACGCCGGGAGATTTCTATAACTGGATCACGAACGGTATGGTGAATACGGATATGCCCGGTTACATCGATAAACTATCTGATGAAGATCGATGGGATCTGGTTAATTATATTCATGCATTATCTCGCGGCTATCAGGCACGGATTTTAACGCCGGAGATTATACCCAATAAAGCATATGTAAAACCGCCAGTTTTTTCATACCAGGGCCATGATGGAAGTTCAGGCGCATTGCAAGAATTTCGAGAAAATAAAGTTGTTTTAATGGTCGTTTTTTCGTGGCCTCAGTCTATGAGTCGTTTGGAACAATTAAAACAGGCTTATGGAAGATTAAAAGAGCAAAATGTTATGCTGCTTGCAGTGCCAAATAAAGATCTTGCTGTGGAAGATATGAAGCAATTAGTAGCTAAAGAACTACCTTTTCCAATTGTTACTCAAGGTGCTGCTGAAATTGCAACCAGCTTTGCATTATCACGTAGAACGTTGAGTCATCCTGATATTATCGGCCAAGGAACAACTCCTGACCATATGGAGTTTCTCATAGATAGAAAGGGATATTTGCGTGCACGTTGGATTCCATCTGTAGATCACTGGGGGTGGTCAGATATTGATCAACTAAACTTGCAAATAAGTGCGCTAAATCGTGAGAAAATGAATATATCTTTTCCAGAAGATTTTGTTCGATAA
- a CDS encoding transposase yields the protein MIRYVSQKQLPLEGFDTPPGMILDPTNRWVKLRDCIPWDELSESYYKTLCSNLGRPAKDAGIVIGAVIIKHKLSVSDEETVEQIRENPYLQYFIGLKGFQAQAPFASSLLVEIRKRMGQTVFDEFHEAIIETVEPRRTKKSFKASDDDNDGNDVSNSGDTGSNDAGTAMEADQSLADELPRNHGKLILDATVAEQAIRYPTDLGLLNEARELSERIIDELHAKSNRAQKKKPRTYREIARKAYLSLVKLRRPSSRKRRAGIRQQLQFLQRNLKHIEEMLTEYPHGTPIPIPNGLLRRYWVLPHLYQQQYEKDLCTTARILL from the coding sequence ATGATTCGTTATGTCAGTCAAAAGCAACTGCCCCTCGAAGGATTTGATACACCGCCAGGCATGATACTTGATCCCACTAATCGCTGGGTAAAACTGAGAGATTGCATACCGTGGGATGAGTTGTCCGAGAGCTACTATAAGACGTTATGTTCAAATCTGGGCCGCCCAGCCAAAGATGCCGGAATTGTGATTGGAGCGGTGATTATTAAACATAAATTATCGGTCTCAGATGAAGAGACTGTTGAACAGATTCGAGAAAATCCGTACCTGCAATATTTTATTGGTCTGAAAGGTTTTCAAGCGCAGGCACCCTTTGCGTCATCATTACTGGTTGAGATACGCAAGCGCATGGGTCAGACAGTATTTGATGAGTTTCATGAGGCGATCATCGAAACGGTTGAACCTCGACGGACAAAGAAGTCATTCAAAGCAAGTGATGATGACAACGACGGCAATGATGTGTCAAATAGCGGTGATACGGGCAGCAATGACGCGGGTACCGCAATGGAGGCAGACCAATCTTTGGCCGATGAGCTTCCGCGCAATCACGGCAAATTAATACTGGATGCGACCGTTGCAGAACAGGCCATACGCTATCCGACAGATCTTGGACTGCTGAACGAAGCGCGTGAATTAAGTGAGCGTATCATTGATGAACTGCATGCCAAAAGTAACCGGGCACAGAAAAAGAAGCCGCGCACTTATCGCGAGATTGCCAGAAAAGCCTACCTCAGCCTGGTCAAGTTAAGACGGCCATCCAGCAGAAAACGGCGTGCTGGTATCAGGCAGCAATTGCAGTTCCTGCAGCGGAATTTAAAGCATATTGAAGAAATGCTGACGGAATATCCACATGGCACGCCCATACCAATACCCAATGGGTTGTTACGCCGCTACTGGGTATTGCCCCATTTATACCAACAACAATATGAGAAAGACCTCTGCACAACCGCAAGAATTTTGCTGTAG
- a CDS encoding IS5 family transposase — protein sequence MQMSFGTLELAERLKRENVLVKIDALIEWEDLRPKLTGLYKRELSHGGGQEPFDGLLMFKAILLGQWHSLSDAALEQALCVRIDFLQFCGLSLSDAIPDETTLCRFRNRLITNDRLDDLLASINEQLQCHGLMIKGATGAVIDATLIESAARPKKTITLEVDAEEGKVVQFEDGSQPGINCIEEQSADPDATWLKKGRKSQFGYRSYLVVDAQDGYVRGVHTAPANQSEMMHFEAAIDGAHIEANRVYADKGSASNANRQFLRKQKIKSAIMHRAYKNKPLSSRQKLANQLISKKRYIVEQCFGTIKRLFRMGRASYFGTTKVNAQVILKSICMNLKKAANKIFVDQPLRGAIRPNIT from the coding sequence ATGCAGATGAGTTTTGGAACACTGGAATTAGCAGAGCGATTGAAGCGAGAAAATGTTCTGGTGAAGATTGATGCCCTAATTGAGTGGGAGGACTTACGTCCGAAACTTACGGGTTTATACAAGCGCGAGTTATCGCATGGTGGAGGCCAAGAGCCGTTTGATGGGTTGTTGATGTTCAAAGCGATCCTGCTAGGTCAGTGGCATAGTTTATCGGACGCTGCGTTGGAGCAAGCACTGTGTGTACGCATTGATTTTCTGCAATTTTGCGGACTGTCCTTGTCGGATGCGATACCGGACGAAACCACTTTGTGCCGGTTCCGTAACCGGCTAATAACCAACGACCGGCTAGATGATCTGCTGGCCTCTATTAATGAACAGCTTCAATGCCACGGATTGATGATCAAGGGTGCGACAGGAGCGGTCATTGATGCCACGCTGATTGAGTCAGCGGCACGCCCTAAAAAGACCATCACACTGGAAGTGGATGCCGAAGAAGGTAAGGTTGTTCAGTTTGAAGATGGCAGTCAACCTGGAATCAACTGTATCGAAGAACAAAGCGCGGATCCGGATGCGACCTGGCTAAAGAAAGGCAGGAAGTCGCAGTTTGGCTACCGCAGTTACCTGGTGGTGGACGCACAAGACGGCTATGTGCGCGGGGTTCACACCGCCCCTGCCAACCAGAGCGAAATGATGCATTTCGAAGCCGCTATCGATGGTGCGCATATCGAGGCGAATCGGGTGTATGCCGACAAGGGATCCGCCAGCAATGCCAATCGGCAATTTCTAAGAAAGCAAAAGATCAAGAGCGCAATCATGCATCGCGCGTACAAGAATAAACCCCTCTCGTCACGCCAGAAGCTGGCGAATCAATTGATCAGTAAAAAACGCTATATTGTCGAACAGTGTTTCGGCACAATCAAACGCTTATTCAGAATGGGACGCGCCAGCTACTTCGGTACGACGAAAGTCAACGCCCAAGTCATACTGAAAAGTATCTGCATGAATCTAAAGAAAGCAGCCAACAAAATCTTCGTAGACCAACCATTAAGGGGAGCGATCCGTCCAAATATTACATAA
- a CDS encoding heavy-metal-associated domain-containing protein, with translation MQTAIIIIKGMTCMGCVNSVKAVLKNLSGIARAEVTLEPAQASIQYDSNNINIDQIKEAIVDAGFEVIN, from the coding sequence ATGCAAACTGCCATCATCATAATAAAAGGCATGACCTGTATGGGCTGTGTTAATAGCGTCAAAGCGGTTCTCAAGAATCTATCAGGAATAGCCCGAGCGGAAGTAACACTCGAGCCTGCTCAGGCAAGCATCCAATATGACTCGAACAATATCAATATTGATCAAATCAAAGAAGCTATAGTTGATGCAGGCTTTGAAGTAATAAATTAA
- a CDS encoding copper ion binding protein, whose protein sequence is MNSSSFRQIELPIEGMTCAACAARIEKNLNKLSDVQASVNFTNEKAHVNYDEKQVNTGTLINAIEHAGFYIGPRSVQLQLHKMTCAACAEHIEKALNKLPGVTATVNIATETAKINFTPGLVTVENLIDAVIKTGYRANEISDSSHITRRQAAYQAKLRLFWISTIFTLPLALQMGYVYRP, encoded by the coding sequence TTGAATTCATCGTCTTTCAGACAAATTGAATTGCCAATCGAGGGTATGACATGTGCCGCCTGCGCTGCGCGTATTGAAAAGAATTTAAACAAACTTTCGGATGTTCAAGCTTCAGTCAACTTTACGAATGAAAAAGCTCATGTAAATTATGATGAAAAACAAGTAAATACGGGCACATTGATTAATGCCATCGAGCATGCCGGTTTTTATATTGGACCACGATCGGTGCAACTGCAATTGCATAAAATGACTTGTGCGGCCTGTGCAGAACATATTGAGAAAGCATTGAACAAACTACCCGGCGTCACAGCCACTGTCAATATCGCAACAGAAACTGCAAAAATCAATTTCACCCCGGGTTTGGTAACTGTCGAAAACTTAATTGATGCGGTCATCAAAACAGGCTATAGAGCGAACGAAATCAGTGATTCCAGTCACATCACACGACGTCAAGCTGCCTATCAAGCTAAATTACGTTTATTCTGGATTTCCACAATTTTCACATTACCATTAGCACTTCAAATGGGCTATGTTTATCGACCATGA
- the tatC gene encoding twin-arginine translocase subunit TatC, which produces MLEGSFLSHLVELRARMIRILGVLLLGFIPCAFFARELYTVLAQPLLEKLPQGGQMIATDVATPFFVPMKVAMMMAFVITLPHTLYQIWAFVAPGLYSHEKRMALPLVFGTSLLFFAGMAFAYFAALPVVFEFITYFAPEGVAVMTDISKYLSFVLSMFMAFGVTFEVPVFVIVLVKTGVITIEKLKEMRPYVIVGAFIVAAIFTPPDVISQFMLAIPLCLLYELGILIAALMIKKRNRGIHSSPSSESKKISPEQKDS; this is translated from the coding sequence ATGCTTGAAGGTTCATTCCTATCTCATTTAGTGGAATTACGTGCCAGGATGATACGTATTCTGGGTGTACTCTTGTTAGGCTTTATCCCATGTGCTTTTTTTGCACGGGAACTCTATACCGTGCTGGCACAACCATTACTGGAAAAACTTCCACAAGGTGGTCAAATGATAGCCACGGATGTAGCAACGCCTTTTTTTGTACCCATGAAAGTCGCCATGATGATGGCCTTTGTCATTACGTTACCGCATACCTTATATCAAATATGGGCTTTCGTTGCACCCGGACTCTATTCTCACGAAAAACGCATGGCACTGCCTTTAGTTTTCGGTACCAGCTTACTGTTCTTTGCTGGAATGGCATTCGCCTATTTTGCAGCACTGCCGGTGGTATTTGAGTTTATTACTTATTTTGCACCGGAAGGTGTAGCGGTAATGACGGACATCAGCAAATACTTAAGCTTTGTTTTGTCCATGTTCATGGCTTTTGGGGTCACGTTTGAAGTACCCGTATTTGTCATCGTTTTAGTTAAAACAGGTGTGATTACCATTGAGAAGCTCAAAGAAATGCGCCCTTACGTGATTGTCGGTGCATTTATCGTTGCTGCTATTTTTACACCTCCTGATGTTATTTCACAATTTATGCTAGCAATACCATTGTGCCTGCTCTATGAACTTGGAATACTCATCGCGGCATTGATGATCAAAAAACGTAACCGGGGAATTCACTCAAGCCCTTCATCTGAATCTAAGAAAATCTCTCCAGAGCAAAAAGATAGCTGA
- the tatB gene encoding Sec-independent protein translocase protein TatB, translating into MFDISFMELLIILMIALIVIGPERLPTVARTIGHLYGRCRNFMYSIRTDIHNEMRMEELKKMQSSVQDTVESLETSVQESVEQLKTAITNDPQTTEKSPEDLVIPPSQLESGQLKPSDNRTSQHADIQKEK; encoded by the coding sequence ATGTTTGATATCAGTTTCATGGAGTTACTGATCATTTTGATGATAGCCTTAATCGTTATCGGACCTGAGCGACTACCAACTGTTGCACGAACAATAGGACATTTATACGGGCGTTGCCGTAATTTTATGTATAGCATCAGAACTGATATTCATAATGAAATGCGTATGGAAGAACTAAAAAAAATGCAGTCTTCCGTGCAAGACACAGTCGAATCGCTGGAAACTTCAGTTCAAGAAAGTGTAGAGCAACTAAAGACCGCTATCACCAATGATCCTCAGACTACGGAAAAATCACCCGAAGACTTGGTAATACCGCCATCACAGTTAGAATCTGGGCAATTAAAGCCAAGCGATAACAGAACTTCGCAACATGCTGATATACAGAAAGAAAAATAG
- a CDS encoding histidine triad nucleotide-binding protein, with product MENCIFCKIARKEIPSNKIYEDKDILAFNDINPAAPVHFLLIPKLHIDSLIDVQDIHQSLLGKMLSLAPQLAKEQGCENGFRTIINTGPAGGQEIFHLHFHIIGGRERLPGMIHPG from the coding sequence ATGGAAAATTGTATTTTTTGTAAAATTGCAAGAAAAGAAATACCTTCTAACAAAATCTACGAAGATAAAGATATTCTTGCCTTTAATGACATCAACCCTGCCGCTCCGGTCCATTTCTTATTAATTCCAAAATTGCACATAGACTCACTCATTGATGTTCAAGACATTCATCAGAGTTTGCTTGGAAAAATGCTATCATTAGCTCCACAGTTAGCGAAAGAGCAGGGATGTGAAAATGGTTTCCGCACTATTATTAATACTGGGCCTGCAGGTGGACAAGAAATATTTCATTTACATTTCCATATCATCGGTGGCCGGGAGCGTTTGCCTGGAATGATTCACCCAGGTTAG
- a CDS encoding phosphoribosyl-ATP diphosphatase, whose product MNDITILRRLAQTIESRKLAETNSSYVAKLFHGGQDKILKKIAEESAETIMASKDGNTDQIIYETADLWFHCLILLAFHELSPDDVLKELERREGISGIQEKASRTSD is encoded by the coding sequence ATGAATGATATAACTATTCTCCGTCGTCTGGCGCAAACCATTGAATCACGCAAATTGGCTGAAACAAACAGCTCTTATGTAGCTAAACTGTTTCATGGGGGACAGGATAAAATACTTAAGAAAATCGCTGAAGAATCGGCTGAAACTATCATGGCTTCTAAGGATGGCAATACCGATCAGATTATTTACGAAACCGCAGATTTGTGGTTTCACTGCCTGATACTACTCGCTTTCCACGAACTCTCACCTGATGATGTATTGAAAGAATTGGAAAGACGTGAGGGCATATCCGGCATACAAGAAAAAGCTTCAAGAACATCGGATTAG
- the hisI gene encoding phosphoribosyl-AMP cyclohydrolase → MPTDIWLSRINWSEDGLIPVIAQEAHSGTILMVAWMNREALKLTVEKGEAVYWSRSRKKLWYKGEESGHTQRVKDIFLDCDEDVLLLIVEQTGGIACHTGRHSCFFRKLEGNHWILTAPVIKDPEKIYNKNE, encoded by the coding sequence ATGCCTACAGATATCTGGCTTAGCAGAATTAACTGGTCCGAGGACGGACTGATACCGGTCATCGCTCAAGAAGCACATAGCGGCACTATCCTCATGGTTGCGTGGATGAATCGAGAAGCGCTTAAGTTGACAGTAGAAAAAGGTGAAGCAGTATACTGGTCACGTTCACGCAAAAAACTCTGGTATAAAGGTGAAGAATCTGGTCACACGCAAAGAGTAAAAGATATTTTTCTTGATTGTGACGAAGATGTATTGCTTCTTATTGTGGAACAGACTGGTGGAATTGCCTGCCACACTGGCAGACACAGCTGTTTTTTCCGGAAATTGGAAGGTAATCACTGGATTCTTACTGCACCTGTTATCAAGGATCCTGAAAAGATTTACAATAAAAATGAATGA
- the hisF gene encoding imidazole glycerol phosphate synthase subunit HisF has protein sequence MSLAKRIIPCLDVTNGRVVKGVNFVELRDAGDPVEISRRYDEQGADELTFLDITASSDNRDLILHIIEDVATQVFIPLTVGGGVRQIEDVRRLLNAGADKVSINTSAILNPQLIADAAEHYGSQCIVVAIDAKQVSASGNSPRWEVFSHGGRKATGIDAVEWAIKMQSLGAGEILLTSMDNDGTRGGFDLSLTRAVSDAINIPVIASGGVGNLDHLVSGILQGHADAVLAASIFHYGEFTVQQAKQYMAQHGIEVRL, from the coding sequence ATGAGTCTTGCAAAGCGTATTATTCCATGCCTGGATGTAACCAATGGGCGTGTAGTTAAAGGTGTTAATTTCGTTGAACTGCGTGATGCAGGAGATCCGGTGGAAATTTCGCGCCGCTATGATGAGCAAGGCGCCGATGAACTCACTTTTCTGGATATTACAGCCAGTTCTGATAATCGCGACCTGATTCTACACATTATTGAAGATGTTGCCACGCAAGTATTTATTCCTTTGACTGTTGGCGGCGGCGTACGTCAGATTGAAGACGTACGCCGGTTGCTAAATGCCGGCGCTGACAAAGTAAGCATTAATACATCGGCTATTCTAAATCCGCAGCTGATAGCCGATGCAGCCGAGCATTATGGTTCTCAATGTATTGTTGTGGCAATTGACGCAAAACAAGTTAGCGCATCCGGCAATTCACCGCGCTGGGAAGTTTTTAGTCACGGAGGACGTAAAGCAACAGGCATTGATGCTGTTGAATGGGCAATAAAAATGCAATCTCTGGGTGCCGGTGAAATTTTACTTACCAGTATGGATAACGATGGCACACGTGGCGGTTTTGACCTTTCTTTAACCCGCGCAGTATCGGATGCTATCAATATACCAGTGATCGCCAGCGGCGGTGTTGGCAATCTGGATCATTTGGTTTCCGGCATTCTGCAAGGACACGCGGATGCCGTATTGGCAGCCAGCATTTTCCATTATGGCGAATTCACCGTACAACAAGCAAAACAATATATGGCACAGCATGGCATTGAAGTGCGGTTATAA
- the hisA gene encoding 1-(5-phosphoribosyl)-5-[(5-phosphoribosylamino)methylideneamino]imidazole-4-carboxamide isomerase, with product MLIIPAIDLKDGHCVRLKQGVMEDATVFSKEPGEMASHWLSQGARRLHLVDLNGAFAGKPRNEVAIREIVQSLDDQIPIQLGGGIRDLDTIERYLDDGISYIIIGTAAIKIPGFLQDACNAFPGQIMAGLDAKDGKVAVDGWSKITGHDVIDLAKKFEDYGVEAIIYTDIGRDGMLNGINIEATIELARELTIPVIASGGITNISDVQKLCAIESEGIIGAITGRAIYEGSLNFKEAQQLADKLSKDNGIS from the coding sequence ATGCTGATTATTCCTGCAATAGATCTTAAAGATGGCCACTGTGTTCGACTAAAACAAGGGGTAATGGAAGATGCTACAGTATTTTCCAAAGAACCCGGTGAAATGGCATCCCATTGGTTAAGTCAAGGCGCACGCAGACTCCATCTAGTAGATTTAAACGGTGCATTTGCCGGCAAACCAAGAAATGAAGTAGCAATACGGGAAATTGTCCAATCTCTCGATGATCAAATACCTATTCAATTAGGCGGCGGCATTCGTGATCTTGATACAATCGAACGTTATCTTGACGATGGTATCTCCTATATAATCATCGGTACTGCAGCCATCAAAATACCAGGCTTTCTGCAAGATGCCTGTAACGCTTTCCCAGGACAGATTATGGCTGGACTGGATGCCAAAGATGGCAAGGTAGCGGTTGATGGTTGGTCTAAAATTACCGGCCATGATGTCATTGATCTAGCAAAGAAATTTGAGGATTATGGAGTAGAAGCGATTATATACACAGATATCGGCAGAGACGGCATGCTCAACGGTATTAACATTGAAGCAACCATCGAATTAGCCAGAGAGCTTACTATACCGGTTATTGCCAGCGGCGGTATTACCAACATCAGTGATGTTCAGAAATTGTGCGCAATCGAATCCGAAGGAATTATTGGAGCCATTACTGGGCGCGCCATCTATGAAGGCTCTCTGAATTTCAAAGAAGCTCAGCAATTGGCTGACAAACTGAGTAAAGATAACGGTATATCGTAA
- the hisH gene encoding imidazole glycerol phosphate synthase subunit HisH, whose product MIDIAIVDYGMGNLRSVHKALEHVAPTLSIAVTSDPNVVRKAKRVVVPGQGAMRNCIQELETRGMREAVIEAATHKPYLGICLGLQMLFKESEEGNVQGLNILPGKVVRFPAAVMITPDGQKLKVPHMGWNQVYQAIKHPLWEGIPEDARFYFVHSYYVKTLVETSIAAQSQYPFSFACAIAQDNIFAVQFHPEKSQSAGLTLLSNFTKWTPNF is encoded by the coding sequence ATGATTGATATCGCAATTGTAGACTATGGAATGGGAAACCTGCGTTCCGTTCACAAAGCATTGGAACATGTTGCACCTACTTTATCGATTGCGGTAACCAGTGATCCGAATGTCGTGCGAAAAGCGAAACGTGTCGTAGTACCGGGACAGGGTGCAATGCGTAATTGCATCCAAGAGCTTGAAACTCGCGGAATGCGAGAAGCCGTAATAGAAGCGGCTACCCACAAACCCTACCTCGGTATATGTCTCGGTCTACAGATGCTATTTAAAGAAAGTGAGGAAGGAAATGTCCAGGGCTTGAATATTTTACCGGGGAAGGTAGTGCGCTTCCCTGCCGCAGTCATGATAACACCGGATGGACAAAAGCTAAAAGTACCTCACATGGGGTGGAATCAAGTGTATCAGGCTATAAAACATCCGCTATGGGAAGGTATTCCTGAAGATGCACGCTTTTATTTTGTGCACAGTTATTATGTCAAAACCCTTGTTGAAACATCAATCGCTGCTCAAAGCCAGTATCCTTTTTCATTTGCCTGCGCCATTGCACAAGATAATATTTTCGCGGTACAGTTTCATCCAGAGAAAAGTCAATCAGCAGGATTAACTCTATTGAGCAACTTTACCAAATGGACACCCAATTTCTAA
- the hisB gene encoding imidazoleglycerol-phosphate dehydratase HisB translates to MRKAQVIRNTLETQISINLNLDGTGQSILETGVPFLDHMLDQIARHGMVDLEVVAKGDLHIDAHHTVEDIGITLGQALTKAVGDKKGLRRYGHAYVPLDEALTRVVIDLSGRPGLVFNVDFTRAHIGDFDVDLIHEFFQGLVNHALITLHIDNIAGRNAHHQAETAFKAFGRALRMAVELDPAATGIIPSTKGTL, encoded by the coding sequence ATGCGCAAAGCACAAGTCATTCGTAACACACTAGAAACTCAGATCAGCATCAATCTGAATCTGGATGGAACGGGGCAATCTATTCTGGAAACCGGGGTGCCATTTCTTGATCACATGCTTGATCAGATAGCTCGTCATGGCATGGTCGACCTTGAAGTGGTTGCTAAAGGTGATTTACATATTGATGCACATCATACCGTTGAAGATATCGGCATTACTCTAGGCCAGGCACTGACGAAAGCAGTGGGGGATAAAAAAGGACTGCGCCGCTATGGTCACGCTTATGTTCCACTTGATGAAGCACTGACACGCGTTGTAATAGACTTATCCGGTCGGCCCGGCTTGGTATTTAATGTTGATTTTACTCGTGCTCATATTGGTGATTTTGATGTCGATTTGATTCACGAGTTTTTTCAGGGGCTGGTAAATCATGCCCTGATAACTTTGCATATCGATAATATTGCCGGAAGAAATGCGCATCATCAGGCAGAAACTGCTTTTAAAGCATTTGGACGAGCTTTACGTATGGCAGTCGAACTTGATCCAGCAGCAACCGGCATTATTCCATCCACCAAAGGTACTTTGTAG